One genomic region from Salvelinus fontinalis isolate EN_2023a chromosome 18, ASM2944872v1, whole genome shotgun sequence encodes:
- the LOC129814853 gene encoding calcium/calmodulin-dependent protein kinase II inhibitor 2-like gives MSEVLQDEMSHYGNEDDEGHLSFTCRLQDTNNFFSGSQGGKRPPKLGQIGRSKRVVEDESGVDEAQKNGTETTQTEA, from the exons ATGTCGGAAGTACTACAAGACGAAATGAGTCATTATGGAAATGAGGACGACGAGGGACACCTTTCCTTCACCTGTCGCCTCCAAGACACCAACAACTTCTTCAGCGGCTCGCAGGGGGGCAAACGCCCGCCCAAACTTGGACAGATAGGCAGAAGCAAACGAG TCGTCGAGGATGAGAGCGGCGTTGACGAGGCGCAGAAAAACGggacagagacaacacagacggAGGCTTAA